From the Osmerus eperlanus chromosome 21, fOsmEpe2.1, whole genome shotgun sequence genome, one window contains:
- the mlpha gene encoding melanophilin a isoform X2 produces the protein MDCKLDLSRLTDEEAKHVWEVIQRDFNLRKNEEERLGELKTKIEKEDTKLELLGSETPLAVSHCIRCLQPFKFLVNSKRECLDCKLSICKACSRYNKKEMGWVCDPCRMTRVLKIGSAGWYHDNVRNRFKRFGSAKVMKSLYKRLNGEGTREDDTQSMPDVRHTSNGHEEEHAEAEAQRYKMMRKNKRLLSVHPLDFDVEEYVPYSHSRRQSFQLIQEERGEYRNDVEYLNDMHHHRMNRRKSLDKYMRHDEGPFADPRMVRARSLSKIGSSMARQQYVDTSEEEELQRYPMYQPPPRRRPSRASSQENLGGPPPINELNKRMSAIESLLNRLEEKITVPPDETTPQTTAQLEEEKLRRKLSELAGNVSDKGLSSDEETGKKLSLVKGTPVRSGPSAAPPRDPVLSSSSDEMPTEAQKVYMTAGKSFDLEKKLRLLEHSATNRFGGATDSELSELEDALAITAARVQSTESEVSDIENKIAALSATGGDKAKKKVTGSQQRKRYTQDFPTKTSNGSGSLRK, from the exons ATGGACTGCAAACTGGACCTTTCCAGACTCACAGATGAGGAGGCTAAACATGTGTGGGAAGTCATTCAGAGGGACTTCAACCTGAGGAAGAACGAGGAGGAGAGATTGGG CGAGCTGAAGACTAAGATCGAGAAGGAGGACACCAAGCTGGAGCTGCTGGGGTCGGAGACCCCTCTTGCGGTCTCTCACTGCATTCGCTGCCTGCAGCCCTTCAAGTTCCTGGTGAACAGCAAGCGAGAGTGTCTGGACTGCAAGCTCTCCATCTGCAAGGCCTGCAGCCGCTACAACAAGAAGGAGATGGGATGGGTGTGTGACCCCTGTCGGATgaccag GGTCCTGAAAATCGGCAGTGCCGGATGGTACCATGACAACGTACGCAACCGCTTCAAGAGATTCGGCAGTGCCAAAGTGATGAAGTCCCTCTACAAGCGTCTGAACGGAGAGG GAACTCGTGAAGATGATACACAGAGCATGCCGGATGTTCGCC ACACATCCAATGGCCACGAGGAAGAGCATGCGGAGGCCGAAGCGCAGCGCTACAAGATG ATGCGCAAGAACAAGCGGCTGCTCTCTGTCCACCCCCTGGATTTCGACGTGGAGGAGTATGTACCCTACTCCCACTCCCGACGACAGTCCTTCCAG CTCATCCAGGAGGAGCGAGGCGAGTACAGGAACGATGTGGAGTACCTCAACGACATGCACCACCACCGCATGAACCGCAGGAAGAGTCTGGACAAGTACATGCGGCATG ATGAAGGTCCATTCGCAGACCCCAGGATGGTGCGCGCCCGCTCCCTGTCCAAGATCGGCTCGTCCATGGCTCGCCAGCAGTACGTGGACacgtcagaggaggaggagctccaACGCTACCCCATGTACCAGCCCCCGCCCCGCCGCCGACCCAGCAGAGCCTCCTCCCAGGAGAACCTGGGGGGACCACcgccg ATAAATGAGTTGAACAAACGCATGTCCGCCATCGAGAGCCTCCTTAACCGACTAGAGGAGAAGATAACCGTGCCCCCTGATGAG aCGACCCCTCAGACCACcgctcagctggaggaggagaaactcCGGCGGAAGCTGAGCGAATTGGCGGGCAACGTCAGCGACAAGGGTCTCTCCTCCGACGAGGAGACGGGGAAGAAGCTGTCCCTGGTCAAGGGGACCCCTGTGAGGAGTGGCCCCTCGGCGGCCCCTCCACGGGACCCGGTCCTGAGCTCCTCCAGTGACGAGATGCCCACCGAGGCTCAGAAG GTGTACATGACCGCCGGGAAGTCGTTCGACCTGGAGAAGAAGCTGAGGCTACTGGAACACAGCGCTACCAACCGCTTCGGGGGGGCCACGGACTCAGAGCTGTCTGAGCTGGAGGACGCGCTGGCCATCACGGCTGCCAGAGTTCAGAGCACAGAGAGCGAG GTGTCCGACATTGAGAATAAGATTGCTGCCCTCAGTGCCACAGGAGGGGATAAGGCTAAGAAAAAG GTCACAGGCAGTCAGCAGAGGAAACGATACACCCAGGACTTTCCCACAA AAACCAGCAATGGCTCAGGGTCTCTCCGGAAATAA
- the mlpha gene encoding melanophilin a isoform X1: MDCKLDLSRLTDEEAKHVWEVIQRDFNLRKNEEERLGELKTKIEKEDTKLELLGSETPLAVSHCIRCLQPFKFLVNSKRECLDCKLSICKACSRYNKKEMGWVCDPCRMTRVLKIGSAGWYHDNVRNRFKRFGSAKVMKSLYKRLNGEGTREDDTQSMPDVRHTSNGHEEEHAEAEAQRYKMMRKNKRLLSVHPLDFDVEEYVPYSHSRRQSFQLIQEERGEYRNDVEYLNDMHHHRMNRRKSLDKYMRHDEGPFADPRMVRARSLSKIGSSMARQQYVDTSEEEELQRYPMYQPPPRRRPSRASSQENLGGPPPINELNKRMSAIESLLNRLEEKITVPPDETTPQTTAQLEEEKLRRKLSELAGNVSDKGLSSDEETGKKLSLVKGTPVRSGPSAAPPRDPVLSSSSDEMPTEAQKRSTAAALCDITTEVLRTINATESAMTEYGPSKPIDRSLLIGTDVKQADEAYRELEENVYMTAGKSFDLEKKLRLLEHSATNRFGGATDSELSELEDALAITAARVQSTESEVSDIENKIAALSATGGDKAKKKVTGSQQRKRYTQDFPTKTSNGSGSLRK; encoded by the exons ATGGACTGCAAACTGGACCTTTCCAGACTCACAGATGAGGAGGCTAAACATGTGTGGGAAGTCATTCAGAGGGACTTCAACCTGAGGAAGAACGAGGAGGAGAGATTGGG CGAGCTGAAGACTAAGATCGAGAAGGAGGACACCAAGCTGGAGCTGCTGGGGTCGGAGACCCCTCTTGCGGTCTCTCACTGCATTCGCTGCCTGCAGCCCTTCAAGTTCCTGGTGAACAGCAAGCGAGAGTGTCTGGACTGCAAGCTCTCCATCTGCAAGGCCTGCAGCCGCTACAACAAGAAGGAGATGGGATGGGTGTGTGACCCCTGTCGGATgaccag GGTCCTGAAAATCGGCAGTGCCGGATGGTACCATGACAACGTACGCAACCGCTTCAAGAGATTCGGCAGTGCCAAAGTGATGAAGTCCCTCTACAAGCGTCTGAACGGAGAGG GAACTCGTGAAGATGATACACAGAGCATGCCGGATGTTCGCC ACACATCCAATGGCCACGAGGAAGAGCATGCGGAGGCCGAAGCGCAGCGCTACAAGATG ATGCGCAAGAACAAGCGGCTGCTCTCTGTCCACCCCCTGGATTTCGACGTGGAGGAGTATGTACCCTACTCCCACTCCCGACGACAGTCCTTCCAG CTCATCCAGGAGGAGCGAGGCGAGTACAGGAACGATGTGGAGTACCTCAACGACATGCACCACCACCGCATGAACCGCAGGAAGAGTCTGGACAAGTACATGCGGCATG ATGAAGGTCCATTCGCAGACCCCAGGATGGTGCGCGCCCGCTCCCTGTCCAAGATCGGCTCGTCCATGGCTCGCCAGCAGTACGTGGACacgtcagaggaggaggagctccaACGCTACCCCATGTACCAGCCCCCGCCCCGCCGCCGACCCAGCAGAGCCTCCTCCCAGGAGAACCTGGGGGGACCACcgccg ATAAATGAGTTGAACAAACGCATGTCCGCCATCGAGAGCCTCCTTAACCGACTAGAGGAGAAGATAACCGTGCCCCCTGATGAG aCGACCCCTCAGACCACcgctcagctggaggaggagaaactcCGGCGGAAGCTGAGCGAATTGGCGGGCAACGTCAGCGACAAGGGTCTCTCCTCCGACGAGGAGACGGGGAAGAAGCTGTCCCTGGTCAAGGGGACCCCTGTGAGGAGTGGCCCCTCGGCGGCCCCTCCACGGGACCCGGTCCTGAGCTCCTCCAGTGACGAGATGCCCACCGAGGCTCAGAAG AGATCCACTGCGGCggccctctgtgacatcaccacaGAGGTTCTAAGAACCATTAATGCCACTGAAAGTGCAATGACCGAATACGGCCCATCAAAGCCTATTGACAGATCCCTTTTAATTGGGACTGATGTAAAGCAAGCAGATGAGGCTTACAGGGAACTTGAGGAAAAT GTGTACATGACCGCCGGGAAGTCGTTCGACCTGGAGAAGAAGCTGAGGCTACTGGAACACAGCGCTACCAACCGCTTCGGGGGGGCCACGGACTCAGAGCTGTCTGAGCTGGAGGACGCGCTGGCCATCACGGCTGCCAGAGTTCAGAGCACAGAGAGCGAG GTGTCCGACATTGAGAATAAGATTGCTGCCCTCAGTGCCACAGGAGGGGATAAGGCTAAGAAAAAG GTCACAGGCAGTCAGCAGAGGAAACGATACACCCAGGACTTTCCCACAA AAACCAGCAATGGCTCAGGGTCTCTCCGGAAATAA
- the mlpha gene encoding melanophilin a isoform X3: MDCKLDLSRLTDEEAKHVWEVIQRDFNLRKNEEERLGELKTKIEKEDTKLELLGSETPLAVSHCIRCLQPFKFLVNSKRECLDCKLSICKACSRYNKKEMGWVCDPCRMTRVLKIGSAGWYHDNVRNRFKRFGSAKVMKSLYKRLNGEGTREDDTQSMPDVRHTSNGHEEEHAEAEAQRYKMMRKNKRLLSVHPLDFDVEEYVPYSHSRRQSFQLIQEERGEYRNDVEYLNDMHHHRMNRRKSLDKYMRHDEGPFADPRMVRARSLSKIGSSMARQQYVDTSEEEELQRYPMYQPPPRRRPSRASSQENLGGPPPINELNKRMSAIESLLNRLEEKITVPPDETTPQTTAQLEEEKLRRKLSELAGNVSDKGLSSDEETGKKLSLVKGTPVRSGPSAAPPRDPVLSSSSDEMPTEAQKT, encoded by the exons ATGGACTGCAAACTGGACCTTTCCAGACTCACAGATGAGGAGGCTAAACATGTGTGGGAAGTCATTCAGAGGGACTTCAACCTGAGGAAGAACGAGGAGGAGAGATTGGG CGAGCTGAAGACTAAGATCGAGAAGGAGGACACCAAGCTGGAGCTGCTGGGGTCGGAGACCCCTCTTGCGGTCTCTCACTGCATTCGCTGCCTGCAGCCCTTCAAGTTCCTGGTGAACAGCAAGCGAGAGTGTCTGGACTGCAAGCTCTCCATCTGCAAGGCCTGCAGCCGCTACAACAAGAAGGAGATGGGATGGGTGTGTGACCCCTGTCGGATgaccag GGTCCTGAAAATCGGCAGTGCCGGATGGTACCATGACAACGTACGCAACCGCTTCAAGAGATTCGGCAGTGCCAAAGTGATGAAGTCCCTCTACAAGCGTCTGAACGGAGAGG GAACTCGTGAAGATGATACACAGAGCATGCCGGATGTTCGCC ACACATCCAATGGCCACGAGGAAGAGCATGCGGAGGCCGAAGCGCAGCGCTACAAGATG ATGCGCAAGAACAAGCGGCTGCTCTCTGTCCACCCCCTGGATTTCGACGTGGAGGAGTATGTACCCTACTCCCACTCCCGACGACAGTCCTTCCAG CTCATCCAGGAGGAGCGAGGCGAGTACAGGAACGATGTGGAGTACCTCAACGACATGCACCACCACCGCATGAACCGCAGGAAGAGTCTGGACAAGTACATGCGGCATG ATGAAGGTCCATTCGCAGACCCCAGGATGGTGCGCGCCCGCTCCCTGTCCAAGATCGGCTCGTCCATGGCTCGCCAGCAGTACGTGGACacgtcagaggaggaggagctccaACGCTACCCCATGTACCAGCCCCCGCCCCGCCGCCGACCCAGCAGAGCCTCCTCCCAGGAGAACCTGGGGGGACCACcgccg ATAAATGAGTTGAACAAACGCATGTCCGCCATCGAGAGCCTCCTTAACCGACTAGAGGAGAAGATAACCGTGCCCCCTGATGAG aCGACCCCTCAGACCACcgctcagctggaggaggagaaactcCGGCGGAAGCTGAGCGAATTGGCGGGCAACGTCAGCGACAAGGGTCTCTCCTCCGACGAGGAGACGGGGAAGAAGCTGTCCCTGGTCAAGGGGACCCCTGTGAGGAGTGGCCCCTCGGCGGCCCCTCCACGGGACCCGGTCCTGAGCTCCTCCAGTGACGAGATGCCCACCGAGGCTCAGAAG ACATGA